A window from Streptomyces sp. NBC_00299 encodes these proteins:
- a CDS encoding carbohydrate ABC transporter permease — protein sequence MTTTLTAKTTAISTRTTPVTAKWRSGLLYASVVAVVACCLAPFYWMLVSSLRRTSDIFDTSLVPSPVSFENYRAVFDPAQGFGRALLNSLVVAGVTTVLALVLATFTAYAMARLEFRGKRLILTLVIATSMFPVVSIVVPLLKLFTDVGWINTYQALIVPSMSFALPLAVWNLTTFFRQMPDELEHAAMVDGCTRGQAFRKVIIPLAAPGIFTTAIITFIAAWNEFLIALSMTNKPDMQTAPVAISKFTGATTYETPFGSQMAAGVLVTVPLVVMVLLFQRRIVAGLTAGAAK from the coding sequence ATGACGACCACCCTCACCGCGAAGACGACCGCCATCAGCACGAGGACGACGCCCGTCACCGCGAAGTGGCGCAGCGGACTGCTCTATGCCTCAGTCGTCGCCGTCGTCGCCTGCTGTCTGGCGCCCTTCTACTGGATGCTGGTCTCCAGCCTGCGCCGCACCTCGGACATCTTCGACACCTCGCTCGTGCCGTCCCCGGTGTCCTTCGAGAACTACCGGGCGGTGTTCGACCCGGCGCAGGGCTTCGGGCGGGCGCTGCTGAACAGCCTGGTCGTCGCCGGTGTCACCACCGTCCTGGCGCTGGTGCTGGCCACGTTCACCGCCTACGCGATGGCCCGGCTGGAGTTCCGCGGCAAGCGGCTCATCCTGACCCTCGTGATCGCGACCTCGATGTTCCCGGTGGTGTCGATCGTGGTCCCGCTGCTGAAGCTGTTCACGGACGTCGGCTGGATCAACACCTACCAGGCGTTGATCGTGCCGAGCATGTCCTTCGCGCTGCCGCTGGCCGTGTGGAACCTGACCACGTTCTTCCGGCAGATGCCGGACGAGCTGGAGCACGCGGCGATGGTCGACGGCTGCACACGCGGCCAGGCGTTCCGCAAGGTCATCATCCCGCTGGCCGCGCCCGGCATCTTCACCACGGCGATCATCACCTTCATCGCCGCCTGGAACGAGTTCCTCATCGCCCTGTCGATGACCAACAAGCCCGACATGCAGACCGCGCCGGTCGCCATCTCCAAGTTCACCGGCGCGACCACCTACGAGACGCCGTTCGGCAGCCAGATGGCCGCCGGCGTCCTCGTCACGGTCCCGCTGGTGGTCATGGTGCTGCTCTTCCAGCGCCGCATCGTCGCCGGCCTCACCGCGGGCGCGGCGAAGTAG